The following coding sequences lie in one Armatimonadota bacterium genomic window:
- a CDS encoding prepilin-type N-terminal cleavage/methylation domain-containing protein, which produces MSMRLFQRGFTLIELLVVIAVIAILAAILFPVFARAKDSAKQTVDLAHIKQVGISNIIYNADYDQSYLVFPYADTWSSPSYSHGEKGPFWTDRLMPYMKSGEIFATAGNTDPVFYPRGYWQPGSGGSGQPRKYRVTYALNHLISHADFHPDNPGSAKESAINDQAATVLAGPQQQPFTFSSCQPSAPGSLTMDLVWDISDPAAGYGFELWGQKGLEGGFHGGANFSFVDGHAKFARAVNAGTANGDLYPDHSRDLFLGFFAGVKTHPEVSTDGSCPADRRQAAY; this is translated from the coding sequence ATGTCAATGCGATTGTTTCAACGCGGATTCACGTTGATTGAGCTCCTCGTCGTCATCGCCGTCATCGCCATCCTCGCCGCCATATTGTTCCCGGTGTTTGCCCGGGCCAAAGATTCCGCCAAGCAAACCGTCGACCTGGCCCACATTAAACAGGTTGGGATTTCAAACATCATTTACAACGCCGACTATGACCAGTCCTACTTGGTCTTCCCTTACGCGGACACCTGGTCAAGCCCTAGCTATTCCCACGGGGAAAAGGGGCCCTTTTGGACCGACCGGTTGATGCCCTACATGAAATCTGGGGAGATTTTTGCCACGGCCGGTAACACCGACCCCGTTTTCTATCCACGCGGATATTGGCAGCCGGGTTCTGGGGGTTCTGGCCAGCCACGAAAATACCGCGTCACCTACGCGCTCAACCACTTGATCTCGCATGCTGATTTCCACCCAGATAACCCCGGGTCGGCCAAAGAATCCGCGATCAACGACCAAGCCGCGACAGTTCTGGCCGGGCCACAGCAACAGCCGTTCACCTTCTCCAGCTGCCAGCCTTCTGCACCCGGGAGTCTGACGATGGATCTGGTTTGGGACATCAGCGACCCGGCGGCGGGTTACGGCTTTGAACTTTGGGGTCAAAAGGGCCTTGAAGGAGGATTCCACGGCGGGGCCAACTTCTCGTTCGTCGACGGCCACGCCAAGTTCGCCCGGGCCGTCAATGCCGGGACCGCCAACGGCGACCTCTACCCCGACCACAGCCGCGACCTGTTTTTGGGATTCTTTGCCGGAGTGAAGACCCATCCGGAGGTCAGCACCGACGGATCTTGCCCGGCCGACCGAAGGCAAGCCGCGTATTAA
- a CDS encoding caspase family protein, translating to MKKFLLTAFLAVSAMAAFAETYSLNIGINDYPTVKMDDGTEVDNDLNGCVNDAKAMQEVCVGKYGVKASNTRLLLDKQASGDNFLGGIKWLFSSAKAGDQVVITFSGHGAQLEDPKAADGSGFTEVIVLADDTLVQDTFFSEVANLLRVNGINATFIFDSCFSGGMNRAPGKFMVKTKGIGKIKAKGKMKANTDALAKNLMTLKPRQAAGGTKLGDTVFLFASDKDKTSTDISGLEGIPAHGIFTLLLLDALNMDKNSSIIDIFSGIDASLKEINEALMKQGKEADMKESDIPQFNQHPNFVGTAARAGKPILLP from the coding sequence ATGAAAAAATTCCTCCTGACCGCATTCCTGGCCGTTTCTGCAATGGCCGCTTTTGCCGAAACCTACTCGCTGAACATCGGCATCAACGACTACCCAACCGTCAAGATGGATGACGGCACCGAAGTGGACAACGACCTCAACGGCTGCGTCAACGACGCGAAGGCGATGCAAGAAGTTTGCGTCGGCAAGTACGGGGTCAAGGCGTCCAACACGCGGCTCTTGCTGGACAAACAAGCCTCGGGCGACAACTTCCTCGGCGGAATCAAGTGGCTCTTTTCCAGCGCCAAAGCCGGTGACCAAGTCGTGATCACCTTCTCCGGACACGGGGCCCAACTCGAAGACCCCAAAGCAGCCGACGGATCCGGTTTCACAGAAGTCATCGTCTTGGCCGACGATACGCTGGTTCAAGACACCTTCTTTTCTGAAGTCGCCAACCTCCTCCGGGTCAACGGAATCAACGCCACATTCATCTTCGACAGCTGCTTCAGCGGCGGGATGAACCGGGCCCCGGGCAAATTTATGGTCAAAACCAAGGGGATCGGAAAAATCAAAGCCAAAGGGAAAATGAAGGCCAACACCGACGCTTTGGCGAAAAACCTCATGACCTTGAAGCCGCGCCAAGCCGCAGGTGGCACCAAACTCGGCGACACCGTGTTCCTGTTTGCCAGCGACAAGGACAAAACAAGCACTGACATCTCAGGGTTGGAAGGCATCCCCGCCCACGGAATCTTCACGCTCTTGTTGCTGGACGCCCTGAACATGGACAAGAACTCCAGCATCATCGACATCTTCTCCGGGATCGACGCATCCTTGAAAGAAATCAATGAAGCCCTGATGAAGCAAGGCAAAGAAGCGGACATGAAAGAATCCGACATCCCGCAGTTCAACCAGCACCCCAACTTCGTCGGGACGGCTGCCCGGGCAGGCAAACCGATTCTTCTGCCGTAA
- a CDS encoding caspase family protein, producing the protein MGRLLAFAAMGAALVFSSPAPPPDKAQTGRLRLIPIVSDQRLEDIQESPDGTRLLTHDRGFAPRLWDPRTMRLLAVLPNRLQSVGQAVMSDSGTLIATNSRDEIRLWETATAHVVATFDAAKAGSPFIRVAISPDGKRVAIAGPSDGFWLAEAPDFELKPVSTGISSADALDLEFSADGNLLALSTKQDFVAVYDFKSRGTVRLKTSAEGNPWAEISADGSQVLVTCADNNAYLFEYPSGRKLGSFPHIIGEKGSVPNTLMAALFVGPGQSEFLVCGPTGTLTVYDRKTLEKKRELTGYTRPVREIRKSRDGLRVATYEDNEFADYDPLKLWDVESGKEFPFNRAGGPTAGAFSPDGSVFWVGYENGSIVQHRLADGEWKATTISTVRTLDSLRVVPQTGRVLVSPTDGPGNKFSFDARKVHLDQIYSTGAAKADISQNGAFAISPAYVKNEDESQSEYQACWNLATDKPAVVIFNDSYKGSSWGPDNKMLSFSDKRVDLFDPYVEEIPDNGKVDSYVKNFIELNEGFTIAWARMSDDFSTVIVGIKNNDGNDINDYVQLIDADSGEYYDTIATKDFVEPGAITFVKGQPLVFYSSANVHGIDVKAHKEIWTHTLDSDTVQKFCYSPDGSSLYRLSPTKVERIDPANGDAEAGLEIPGGGNEYFPTYYLDTDGKLAAIAQARQVSFIDLRGLKLVRTVTRPDQVSDLQFLTPQNRLIITDATEQATIWELDKVLDPAEPESLGPIGSFVLMHRTPDRPDLPDNAWLVMDSEGRFDAPDPNKVAGAAYVLEWSGGLEPIDVGQLKSLYYEPGLFGKLLGFDNEARRPVPDRETIRLFPEITVTPNKSNPSRLTVTLTDRDNGGIGQADIYLNGKLVATKSGSGFFTLDTTEYKPFFLPKSQLGEGKGNLLTIVAANARGDLKSPPTVIDLGIPEDLAVPPTNIYGLFVGVGNYVGTSRDLTAPPYDARVLGQAVKSVAERLLPGKVHITVMTTDDSANQPDRKPILDWFADVAQKATSSDIVVVFFAGHGTSSVAGKSGYFFLTAGADPSDISAAVLGVHTISGDDLQQALGQIPAGKQVIVLDTCHSGAAAGNLIQDRSSGSDYVRAYEAIRDATGTWLLAGAAADQMSYESRSVDHGLLTYALLEALDRVSPAGLRATNSGDMFVDVGKWLGYAADRVESLRAEVGIDGVQKPELKRSKNDASFDIGVTGERFRGEIGLKPPMPIVLMGTFDQDEEDPLGLEPLIADAIKDQPNYKLWLNVAKHPNAFRVAGQYTVAGDKVALRLFIQRFDGKLTRTNIKVVEIAGVKQDIPGLVQKIKETVAREVPSLAVQGG; encoded by the coding sequence ATGGGCCGCCTCCTCGCGTTCGCCGCTATGGGGGCGGCCCTTGTTTTTTCAAGTCCAGCCCCACCCCCCGACAAAGCCCAGACCGGTCGACTCCGACTGATCCCAATCGTCAGCGACCAAAGGCTGGAAGACATTCAAGAATCGCCGGACGGCACCCGGCTCCTCACCCACGACCGCGGATTTGCCCCCCGGCTGTGGGATCCGCGGACCATGCGGCTCCTCGCCGTCCTCCCCAACCGGCTCCAAAGCGTGGGGCAAGCCGTGATGTCCGATTCCGGCACTCTCATTGCTACCAACAGCCGCGACGAAATCCGGCTTTGGGAGACGGCAACCGCCCATGTCGTCGCTACGTTCGACGCGGCCAAGGCCGGTTCGCCGTTTATCCGGGTTGCAATCTCGCCCGATGGGAAGCGGGTGGCCATCGCCGGACCCAGCGACGGGTTTTGGCTTGCCGAAGCCCCGGATTTCGAACTCAAGCCGGTCTCAACCGGGATTTCGAGCGCCGACGCCCTAGACCTAGAATTCTCAGCTGACGGCAACCTCCTAGCCCTCAGCACCAAGCAGGATTTTGTCGCCGTCTACGATTTTAAGAGCCGGGGCACGGTCCGGCTCAAAACATCAGCCGAAGGCAATCCCTGGGCCGAGATCTCCGCCGACGGGTCACAGGTTTTGGTCACCTGCGCCGACAACAACGCCTATTTGTTCGAATACCCTTCGGGCCGCAAACTTGGGAGCTTTCCCCACATCATTGGCGAAAAAGGATCCGTGCCCAACACTTTGATGGCGGCTCTCTTTGTCGGCCCGGGGCAATCCGAATTCCTGGTGTGTGGGCCGACGGGGACACTCACCGTTTACGACCGCAAAACCCTTGAAAAAAAGCGGGAGCTCACCGGGTACACGAGACCGGTCCGCGAAATCCGCAAAAGCCGCGACGGGCTTAGGGTCGCCACGTACGAAGACAACGAATTTGCCGATTACGACCCACTGAAGTTGTGGGATGTCGAATCTGGCAAAGAATTCCCGTTCAACCGTGCGGGAGGGCCGACGGCAGGAGCCTTCAGCCCGGACGGATCGGTCTTTTGGGTCGGTTACGAAAATGGAAGCATCGTCCAACACCGCCTTGCTGATGGTGAGTGGAAGGCCACTACTATATCTACCGTTCGGACATTGGACAGTTTGCGGGTCGTGCCCCAAACGGGGAGGGTCCTCGTTTCGCCAACCGACGGGCCGGGAAACAAATTCAGCTTTGATGCCCGTAAGGTCCACCTCGACCAGATTTATTCGACCGGCGCGGCCAAAGCTGACATCTCCCAAAATGGCGCGTTCGCCATCTCCCCGGCTTACGTCAAGAACGAAGACGAATCGCAGTCCGAATACCAGGCCTGCTGGAACCTGGCTACCGACAAGCCAGCCGTCGTGATCTTCAACGACAGCTACAAGGGATCCAGTTGGGGGCCGGACAACAAAATGCTGTCCTTCTCGGATAAGCGGGTTGATCTTTTCGACCCGTACGTTGAGGAGATTCCCGACAATGGAAAAGTCGATTCCTATGTCAAGAACTTCATAGAACTTAATGAGGGGTTCACAATCGCCTGGGCGCGGATGTCCGACGACTTCTCAACCGTCATCGTCGGCATCAAAAACAACGACGGAAACGACATCAACGACTATGTCCAGCTGATCGATGCGGATTCGGGCGAATATTACGACACCATTGCCACAAAGGATTTTGTCGAACCTGGGGCGATCACTTTTGTCAAAGGGCAGCCGTTGGTTTTCTATTCCAGTGCAAACGTCCATGGCATTGACGTCAAAGCCCATAAAGAGATTTGGACGCATACGTTGGACAGCGACACTGTTCAGAAATTCTGCTACTCCCCAGACGGCTCATCTCTCTACCGCCTCTCGCCGACCAAGGTCGAGCGGATCGACCCCGCGAATGGCGACGCCGAAGCAGGATTGGAGATCCCCGGTGGAGGGAACGAATACTTCCCCACCTACTATTTGGATACTGACGGGAAGCTGGCCGCCATCGCGCAGGCCCGCCAGGTCAGTTTCATCGACTTGCGCGGCCTCAAATTAGTCCGGACCGTCACCCGGCCTGACCAAGTGAGCGACCTCCAGTTCTTGACCCCTCAAAACCGGTTGATCATTACCGATGCCACCGAACAGGCCACCATTTGGGAGTTGGATAAGGTTCTGGATCCGGCCGAGCCAGAAAGCCTCGGCCCAATCGGTTCGTTTGTGCTGATGCACAGGACACCGGATCGACCCGACCTGCCCGACAACGCCTGGCTCGTCATGGACAGCGAGGGCCGCTTTGATGCTCCCGACCCCAACAAAGTCGCCGGCGCGGCCTATGTCCTCGAATGGTCTGGCGGGCTTGAACCCATCGATGTCGGCCAGCTCAAGTCGCTCTATTACGAGCCCGGGCTCTTTGGCAAACTTTTGGGTTTTGACAATGAAGCAAGGCGGCCGGTGCCCGACCGGGAAACAATCCGATTGTTCCCAGAAATCACCGTCACCCCAAATAAATCGAACCCGAGCCGGCTGACCGTGACTTTGACCGACCGGGACAACGGGGGGATTGGCCAGGCCGACATCTATCTCAACGGCAAACTCGTGGCGACAAAATCCGGATCCGGCTTCTTCACACTAGACACCACCGAATACAAGCCGTTCTTCTTGCCCAAATCGCAGTTGGGCGAAGGCAAAGGAAACCTGCTCACCATCGTCGCCGCAAACGCCCGCGGCGACCTCAAGAGCCCGCCCACCGTCATCGACCTCGGCATTCCAGAAGACCTGGCCGTCCCACCGACAAACATTTATGGGCTGTTCGTCGGCGTCGGGAATTATGTCGGCACGTCGCGCGATTTGACCGCGCCACCCTACGATGCACGGGTTTTGGGCCAGGCCGTCAAGTCGGTTGCCGAGCGGCTTCTTCCGGGGAAAGTCCACATCACGGTAATGACGACTGACGACTCCGCCAACCAGCCCGACCGAAAACCGATCCTCGATTGGTTTGCCGACGTCGCGCAAAAGGCAACGTCTTCAGACATTGTCGTCGTCTTTTTTGCCGGGCACGGGACCAGCTCGGTCGCCGGCAAGTCCGGCTATTTCTTCCTAACCGCCGGAGCCGACCCGTCTGATATTTCCGCCGCGGTTTTGGGAGTCCACACAATCAGTGGCGACGACCTGCAGCAAGCGCTTGGGCAAATCCCTGCCGGCAAGCAGGTCATTGTCCTGGATACCTGCCATAGCGGCGCCGCCGCCGGAAACTTGATCCAAGACCGGAGCTCGGGCAGCGACTACGTCCGCGCTTATGAAGCCATCCGCGACGCCACCGGCACCTGGCTCCTTGCCGGAGCCGCCGCCGACCAGATGAGCTACGAGAGCCGCTCGGTCGACCACGGGCTGCTCACCTACGCCTTGCTTGAAGCCTTAGACAGGGTTTCCCCGGCTGGGCTGAGGGCAACCAACAGCGGGGATATGTTTGTGGATGTCGGAAAATGGCTCGGATATGCCGCCGACCGGGTGGAATCTTTGCGGGCCGAAGTCGGAATCGACGGCGTTCAAAAACCCGAACTGAAGCGGTCCAAAAACGACGCCTCATTCGATATCGGCGTGACGGGTGAGAGGTTCCGGGGCGAAATCGGGCTCAAACCACCAATGCCCATCGTGCTTATGGGCACGTTCGACCAAGATGAGGAAGACCCGCTCGGGCTAGAGCCCTTGATTGCCGATGCCATCAAAGACCAGCCGAATTACAAACTGTGGCTGAATGTGGCCAAACACCCCAATGCATTCCGGGTGGCAGGTCAATACACTGTCGCCGGCGACAAAGTCGCCTTGCGCCTCTTTATTCAAAGGTTCGACGGCAAACTCACGCGGACGAACATCAAAGTCGTGGAAATCGCAGGGGTCAAACAAGACATTCCGGGTCTTGTCCAAAAAATCAAAGAAACCGTCGCCCGCGAGGTGCCGAGCCTTGCGGTTCAAGGCGGGTAA
- a CDS encoding co-chaperone GroES: protein MNLKPLHDRIIVEPAKAEETTAGGIILPDSAKEKPQRGTVLAVGPGKTLDSGEKAPVDIKTGEVVLYGKYSGTEVTVAGKDFVILRADDVLGVVTETKVKAGKK, encoded by the coding sequence ATGAACCTCAAACCGTTGCACGACAGAATCATCGTGGAACCGGCTAAAGCCGAAGAAACCACCGCCGGCGGCATCATCTTGCCCGACAGCGCCAAAGAAAAACCCCAGCGTGGCACCGTCCTCGCGGTCGGCCCCGGCAAAACGCTGGACAGCGGCGAAAAAGCCCCGGTCGACATCAAAACCGGCGAAGTCGTTCTTTACGGCAAGTACAGTGGCACCGAAGTCACTGTGGCCGGCAAAGACTTCGTCATCCTCCGCGCCGACGACGTACTGGGAGTCGTCACCGAAACCAAAGTCAAGGCAGGTAAGAAGTAA
- the groL gene encoding chaperonin GroEL (60 kDa chaperone family; promotes refolding of misfolded polypeptides especially under stressful conditions; forms two stacked rings of heptamers to form a barrel-shaped 14mer; ends can be capped by GroES; misfolded proteins enter the barrel where they are refolded when GroES binds), which yields MAAKELKFSNDARKLIENGVDKLANAVKVTLGPRGRNVVLEKKFGSPTVINDGVTIAKEIEVENRFENMGAQLIREVSSKTNDLAGDGTTTATVLAQAIFKEGVRNVAAGSNPMQIKKGIEAATDAIVAELGKLSKPVKGRAGMNEVATISANDPEIGAMVAEVIDTVGKDGVVTVEESKGTDTNFEIVDGLQFDKGYLSPYFITDPQRMETVFEDPMILFYEKKISTVQDLVPILEKVLKSGKALVIVAEDVENECLATLVLNRLRSNLPVAAVKAPGFGERRKAMMEDMAIVTGGQFVTEDLGLKLENVDLGMLGSAAKVVITKDETTFVGGKGKKDAINGRIAQIKRTIETTESSYDKEKLQERLAKLSGGVAVIKIGAATETAMKEKKARMEDALAATRAALEEGIVPGGGTALLQAGDKALKGLKLEGDTAIGADIIRRAIEAPLRTIAQNAGVEGSVVVDKVKTGKAGIGFNAATLEFEDLLKAGVVDPAKVVRTTLQNAASISGLLLTTECAIAELPEEEEDHHHDH from the coding sequence ATGGCAGCCAAGGAACTCAAATTCAGCAACGATGCCCGCAAACTCATCGAAAACGGCGTTGACAAGCTCGCCAACGCCGTCAAGGTGACCCTCGGCCCGCGCGGGCGCAATGTCGTCCTCGAAAAGAAATTCGGTTCGCCAACCGTCATCAACGACGGCGTCACCATTGCGAAGGAAATCGAAGTCGAAAACCGCTTCGAAAACATGGGCGCGCAACTCATCCGCGAAGTCAGCAGCAAAACCAACGACCTCGCCGGGGATGGCACCACCACCGCAACCGTGCTTGCCCAAGCCATCTTCAAAGAAGGCGTTAGGAACGTGGCCGCCGGCAGCAACCCCATGCAAATCAAAAAGGGGATCGAAGCCGCCACCGACGCCATCGTGGCGGAACTCGGCAAACTCAGCAAGCCGGTCAAGGGCCGCGCTGGGATGAACGAAGTCGCCACCATCAGCGCCAACGACCCGGAAATCGGGGCGATGGTCGCCGAAGTCATCGACACCGTCGGTAAGGATGGCGTCGTCACCGTCGAAGAATCCAAAGGCACCGACACCAACTTTGAAATCGTCGATGGCCTTCAATTCGACAAGGGCTATCTCAGCCCCTACTTCATCACCGATCCCCAACGGATGGAAACCGTTTTCGAAGACCCCATGATCCTCTTCTATGAAAAGAAGATCAGCACGGTCCAAGACCTCGTGCCCATCCTGGAAAAAGTCCTCAAATCCGGCAAAGCTCTGGTCATCGTCGCCGAAGACGTCGAAAACGAGTGCCTGGCCACTTTGGTGCTGAACCGGCTCCGCAGCAACCTGCCGGTCGCTGCCGTCAAAGCACCGGGATTCGGCGAGCGGCGCAAGGCGATGATGGAAGACATGGCCATCGTCACCGGAGGCCAATTCGTCACCGAAGACCTTGGGCTCAAGCTTGAAAATGTCGATCTCGGCATGCTCGGTTCGGCTGCAAAGGTCGTCATCACCAAAGATGAAACCACTTTCGTCGGCGGCAAGGGCAAGAAGGATGCGATCAACGGCCGCATCGCCCAAATCAAACGAACCATCGAAACCACCGAATCCAGCTACGACAAGGAAAAGCTGCAAGAGCGCCTCGCCAAGCTGAGCGGCGGTGTCGCCGTCATCAAAATCGGTGCCGCCACCGAAACCGCGATGAAGGAAAAGAAAGCCCGCATGGAAGACGCCCTCGCCGCAACCCGCGCCGCCCTTGAAGAAGGGATCGTGCCCGGAGGCGGAACCGCGCTCCTCCAAGCCGGCGACAAGGCCCTCAAGGGGCTCAAGCTCGAAGGCGATACCGCCATTGGGGCCGACATCATCCGCCGCGCCATCGAAGCGCCCCTGCGCACCATTGCCCAAAACGCCGGGGTCGAAGGCAGCGTCGTGGTCGACAAAGTCAAAACCGGGAAGGCCGGCATCGGCTTTAACGCCGCCACCCTGGAGTTCGAAGACCTGCTGAAGGCCGGCGTTGTCGACCCGGCAAAAGTGGTTCGGACAACCCTTCAAAACGCCGCTTCCATCAGCGGGCTGCTGCTCACCACTGAGTGCGCGATCGCCGAGCTTCCGGAAGAAGAAGAAGACCACCACCACGACCACTAA
- the lysS gene encoding lysine--tRNA ligase, with amino-acid sequence MSEERTIREIRLDKLQQLRELGFDPYATEKFQIDHSAKHLLDNFDSLAVLEEGAEKPTVSFAGRIVALREMGKAAFAHLSDGDDKIQIYVRKNDLDEWNGNGWAAFKLLDIGDHVGITGYLFKTKTGEKSIHVQTVTPLSKSLHALPLGKEKDGEQWYGLTDVDQRYRHRHLDLVCNHEAREQLLKRSHIVREVRHFFDNRGYIEVETPLLQLEAGGAAARPFLTHYNAYDLQVKLRISLELYLKRIICGDVPKVYEIGRVFRNEGVSNRHNPEFTLLEWYEAYANLEDMMACVEDLFRHVALAVFGESKLHGLDFGQPWHRVDLMTAIHERSGISPEELTSIDSAKAAMKRVGLPTEKENNLGGIIEKLLEHFVEPHLQEPTFVVGYPIETSPLAKKDPNRPGFTRRFEGYVLGREICNAFSEINDPIDQRERFEQQLGERDKGDDEAHPMDEQFLYALESGMPPTGGCGIGIDRLVMLLTGAEHLREILLFPMMRPEIRHDNPDLSEEE; translated from the coding sequence ATGAGCGAAGAGCGTACGATCCGCGAAATCCGCCTCGACAAGCTGCAACAGCTGCGCGAACTCGGTTTTGACCCCTATGCAACCGAAAAATTCCAGATCGACCACTCTGCCAAACATCTGCTCGACAATTTCGACAGTCTCGCCGTGCTTGAAGAAGGCGCCGAAAAGCCGACGGTATCTTTTGCCGGCCGCATCGTGGCCCTGCGCGAAATGGGGAAGGCCGCCTTCGCTCACCTCAGCGATGGCGACGACAAGATCCAAATCTACGTCCGCAAAAACGACCTGGACGAATGGAATGGCAACGGGTGGGCTGCGTTCAAGCTGCTCGACATCGGCGACCATGTCGGCATTACGGGTTACCTCTTCAAAACCAAGACCGGTGAAAAATCAATCCACGTCCAGACGGTCACCCCGCTCAGCAAATCCTTGCACGCACTCCCCTTGGGTAAAGAAAAAGATGGAGAGCAATGGTACGGCCTGACCGACGTCGACCAGCGGTACCGGCACCGCCACCTCGACCTCGTCTGCAACCACGAAGCCCGGGAGCAACTGCTCAAGCGCTCGCACATCGTGCGGGAAGTCCGCCACTTCTTTGACAACCGGGGGTACATCGAAGTCGAAACGCCCCTCCTCCAACTCGAAGCCGGCGGTGCCGCCGCCCGGCCGTTCCTCACCCACTACAACGCCTACGACCTGCAGGTCAAGCTGCGGATTTCCCTTGAGCTGTATTTGAAGCGGATCATCTGTGGCGACGTGCCCAAGGTGTACGAAATTGGCCGGGTGTTTCGGAACGAGGGCGTCTCCAACCGCCACAACCCCGAATTCACCCTCCTCGAATGGTACGAAGCCTACGCCAACCTGGAAGACATGATGGCGTGCGTCGAAGACCTTTTCCGACACGTGGCGCTTGCCGTGTTTGGAGAATCAAAGCTCCATGGACTCGATTTCGGCCAGCCGTGGCACCGGGTCGACCTCATGACCGCGATCCACGAACGCTCTGGAATTTCGCCCGAAGAGCTCACTTCCATTGATTCCGCCAAAGCCGCCATGAAGCGCGTCGGACTGCCCACGGAAAAGGAAAACAACCTCGGCGGAATCATCGAAAAACTCCTTGAACATTTTGTGGAGCCGCACCTGCAGGAACCGACTTTCGTCGTCGGCTACCCCATCGAAACTTCCCCGCTCGCCAAAAAAGACCCCAACCGCCCCGGTTTCACCCGCCGGTTTGAAGGGTATGTGCTGGGCCGGGAGATCTGCAATGCCTTTAGCGAGATTAACGACCCGATCGACCAGCGTGAACGGTTTGAGCAGCAATTGGGCGAGCGCGACAAAGGCGATGACGAAGCCCACCCCATGGATGAACAGTTCCTTTACGCATTGGAAAGCGGCATGCCCCCCACCGGAGGCTGCGGTATCGGCATCGATCGGCTCGTCATGCTCCTCACTGGGGCTGAGCATTTGCGGGAAATCTTGCTGTTCCCCATGATGCGGCCCGAGATCCGGCACGACAACCCAGATCTTTCAGAAGAAGAGTGA
- a CDS encoding type II secretion system protein codes for MGRAFTLIELLVVIAIVAILAAVLFPVFAQAKQAAKRTFCLSNLRQIGLGNELYISDFDDLMPWIPDSDLQLTLEVRADHRKYAVVGSFMPLWHPYIKNTQLYFSPALGTQKLTGWMSHFDKPWRLNGIDDDAKGRTHYVSDLLAETNQASTRFTRGRNPAAVCDAKGTTVSSQEWLMTPFYEAGWWNYSHSLWNVGGSEPPQEGWSAHNGGRNEIYFDMHAKWIKKDIRKY; via the coding sequence GTGGGACGCGCCTTCACCTTGATTGAACTCCTTGTCGTCATTGCAATCGTTGCAATATTGGCGGCGGTCCTTTTTCCCGTCTTCGCCCAGGCCAAGCAGGCGGCCAAGCGGACGTTTTGCCTCAGCAACCTGCGTCAGATCGGGTTGGGCAACGAGCTGTACATCAGCGATTTCGACGACTTGATGCCCTGGATTCCCGATAGCGACTTGCAGTTGACTCTGGAAGTTCGCGCGGATCACAGGAAATATGCGGTCGTCGGAAGCTTTATGCCGCTTTGGCACCCCTATATCAAAAACACCCAACTCTATTTTTCGCCTGCCTTGGGCACCCAGAAACTTACGGGTTGGATGAGCCACTTCGACAAACCGTGGCGGTTGAACGGCATAGACGACGATGCTAAGGGAAGAACCCACTATGTCAGTGACCTTCTGGCGGAAACCAACCAGGCTTCGACCAGGTTCACCCGGGGCCGGAACCCGGCCGCGGTCTGTGATGCCAAAGGTACGACGGTGAGTTCTCAAGAATGGTTGATGACGCCCTTTTACGAGGCCGGATGGTGGAACTATTCCCACTCCCTGTGGAATGTCGGCGGCAGCGAACCGCCGCAAGAAGGGTGGTCTGCCCATAACGGGGGCCGCAACGAAATCTACTTCGACATGCACGCGAAGTGGATCAAGAAAGACATCCGCAAGTATTAA